One genomic region from Rubinisphaera margarita encodes:
- a CDS encoding RtcB family protein, giving the protein MNKRQLLAIGIPEYALAAALQTVQRAVAEEGMRGKELKSSLQAVAQSPEDYVDNPVFQPLAQLLIEEPVPPVHEPIEYQTWGNEIDPASHVQMRDACRLPGAYGAALMPDAHVGYGLPIGGVLAMEGKVVPYAVGVDIACRMKLSILDMPVETMKKNFEHYKNALENGTRFGVGCEWKKSQDHEVLDRDWTVSRVTRENKDKARKQLGTSGSGNHFVEFGVVTLNERDDELDLDPGTYVALLSHSGSRGTGASVCNVYSSIAQRQLPQSQKEFGRLAWLDMNSQEGQEYWEAMNLMGEYAAANHAVIHRNVSNLLGGRIITGVENHHNFAWKETHGGKEVIVHRKGATPAGTGVLGVIPGSMADPAYIVRGKGNAASLDSASHGAGRRMSRTQAKSKYNFKAVRNDLLKKGIHVLSAGSDEVPGVYKNIDSVMAEQQDLVDIVARFDPKIVKMCGDGSRAED; this is encoded by the coding sequence ATGAATAAACGACAGCTGCTCGCCATCGGAATTCCGGAATACGCTCTCGCGGCCGCCCTCCAAACGGTTCAGCGAGCCGTGGCCGAAGAAGGCATGCGCGGAAAGGAATTGAAGTCCTCGCTTCAGGCTGTGGCCCAGTCGCCGGAAGACTATGTCGACAATCCCGTTTTTCAGCCGCTCGCTCAGTTGCTGATCGAAGAGCCGGTGCCGCCGGTCCATGAACCGATCGAGTACCAGACGTGGGGAAACGAGATCGATCCGGCCAGTCATGTTCAGATGCGCGACGCCTGCCGCCTGCCGGGAGCATACGGGGCTGCGCTGATGCCGGATGCCCATGTCGGGTACGGTCTGCCGATTGGCGGCGTGCTCGCGATGGAAGGCAAGGTCGTGCCGTACGCCGTGGGGGTCGATATCGCCTGCCGTATGAAGTTGTCGATTCTCGATATGCCGGTCGAGACGATGAAGAAGAACTTTGAGCATTACAAAAACGCCCTCGAAAACGGGACCCGTTTCGGAGTCGGCTGCGAATGGAAGAAGTCGCAGGATCACGAGGTGCTCGACCGCGACTGGACCGTTTCGCGAGTCACCCGGGAGAACAAGGACAAAGCTCGCAAGCAGCTCGGAACGTCCGGGTCGGGGAATCACTTCGTCGAATTCGGCGTGGTGACTCTTAACGAACGGGACGACGAACTCGACCTTGATCCGGGAACGTACGTCGCCCTGCTGAGCCACAGCGGTTCCCGCGGGACCGGCGCGAGCGTCTGCAACGTCTACTCGAGTATTGCTCAGCGGCAGCTGCCGCAATCGCAGAAGGAATTCGGGCGGCTCGCGTGGCTCGATATGAATTCGCAGGAAGGCCAGGAATACTGGGAGGCGATGAATCTGATGGGCGAATACGCGGCCGCCAATCACGCCGTGATTCACCGCAACGTCTCGAACCTGCTCGGCGGACGGATCATTACCGGGGTGGAGAATCACCACAACTTCGCGTGGAAGGAAACCCACGGCGGTAAGGAAGTGATCGTACATCGCAAAGGGGCGACGCCAGCCGGAACGGGTGTGCTCGGCGTGATTCCGGGGTCAATGGCCGATCCGGCTTACATTGTTCGCGGCAAGGGAAACGCAGCCAGTCTCGATTCGGCGTCCCACGGCGCCGGCCGACGGATGTCGCGGACTCAGGCCAAGAGCAAATACAACTTCAAAGCGGTTCGCAACGACCTGCTGAAGAAGGGAATCCACGTCCTTTCCGCCGGTTCCGATGAAGTCCCCGGCGTCTACAAGAACATCGACAGCGTGATGGCCGAACAGCAGGACCTGGTCGACATCGTCGCACGGTTCGATCCGAAGATCGTGAAAATGTGCGGCGACGGCAGCCGGGCCGAAGACTAG
- a CDS encoding DUF1569 domain-containing protein: protein MSAPRTLNFNDWDSIEADLRELTAGYEQLGKWNLSQVALHLNDWLTYPMDGFPKNPWPVGAMMGMVRATMGKSMLRRSLKEGFRPGTPTFPGSVHRADEAEDAAAVEQLLGTITRFRNYSGEICPSPLFGKMDYETAERLQFVHFAHHLRLLIPREAS, encoded by the coding sequence ATGTCAGCGCCACGGACATTGAATTTCAACGACTGGGACAGCATCGAAGCCGATTTACGGGAGTTGACGGCTGGCTATGAACAGCTCGGCAAATGGAACCTGTCGCAGGTGGCTCTGCATCTGAACGACTGGCTCACGTATCCGATGGATGGATTCCCGAAAAATCCGTGGCCTGTCGGAGCGATGATGGGCATGGTGCGGGCGACGATGGGGAAGTCGATGCTCCGCCGTTCGTTGAAGGAAGGCTTTCGCCCCGGCACGCCGACGTTTCCCGGTTCGGTCCATCGCGCCGACGAAGCGGAGGATGCCGCGGCGGTTGAGCAACTGCTCGGGACCATCACCCGCTTTCGGAACTACTCGGGAGAAATTTGTCCGTCGCCGTTGTTCGGCAAGATGGACTACGAGACGGCGGAACGATTGCAGTTCGTGCACTTCGCTCATCACCTGCGGTTACTGATTCCCAGGGAGGCTTCATGA
- a CDS encoding DUF1501 domain-containing protein, with the protein MPASNRRNAAAFSAQASPRPSTISQLFTPQPAPIEVGSGRRWFLQMGMSALAGLGSLSNPLLAAPPVSRTPKAKSVILIWLSGGPSQLETWDPKPMAPAEIRGPLGTISTAVPGIEICDQLPLQAAMMNEFAIIRSMDATASNHTPTTFQAANPKSRRVGEISEKNGGGYPSMGSVAAKFRGPNHPGVPAFVALADSLKADVYGAGQLGHNYEPLDGMSAAGKFEPLPGFAGARLKDRNDLRTELDRFRQHVDVNPSLALQDRYTREAYEMVSSGRVAQAFDLNNEPQDVRDRYGNHSFGRKALLARRLVEAGVTFITLSDAWGHWDHHGDNVRWGGIEKGLKPMLPGFDFGVTNLVQDLKDRGLLDSTLVLVLGEFGRGPVINKEAGRDHWTPVMSMLLAGAGIPGGQVIGATDSRAGGIVSGRLGPGEFGRYCVPQTRHRSQQPLDQPQWTPHPPGRRRSQTNPGTLLTNGMARMFTSG; encoded by the coding sequence ATGCCCGCCTCCAATCGTCGAAATGCAGCCGCATTTTCCGCTCAGGCCTCGCCCCGGCCGTCTACCATCAGCCAGCTGTTTACGCCGCAGCCCGCTCCCATTGAAGTCGGTTCCGGTCGCCGCTGGTTTCTGCAGATGGGGATGAGTGCCCTCGCCGGCCTCGGCTCCCTCTCGAACCCGCTGCTCGCTGCCCCGCCTGTCAGCCGCACGCCGAAAGCGAAGTCGGTCATTCTGATCTGGCTGTCCGGCGGCCCGAGTCAACTCGAAACCTGGGACCCGAAGCCGATGGCTCCGGCCGAAATTCGCGGTCCGCTCGGAACCATTTCGACCGCAGTGCCCGGCATCGAGATTTGCGATCAACTTCCATTGCAGGCGGCGATGATGAACGAGTTCGCGATCATCCGTTCGATGGATGCCACCGCGAGCAATCACACGCCGACCACCTTTCAGGCGGCGAATCCGAAGTCGCGGCGGGTCGGTGAGATCAGTGAGAAGAATGGGGGCGGCTATCCGTCGATGGGCTCCGTCGCGGCGAAATTCCGCGGTCCCAATCACCCCGGCGTCCCCGCCTTCGTCGCCCTGGCCGACAGTCTGAAGGCCGACGTCTACGGAGCCGGTCAGCTCGGTCACAACTACGAACCGCTGGATGGCATGTCGGCTGCCGGCAAGTTCGAGCCGCTCCCGGGATTCGCCGGAGCTCGCCTGAAAGATCGCAACGACCTGCGTACCGAACTCGACCGCTTCCGTCAGCACGTTGATGTGAATCCGTCGCTGGCCCTGCAGGATCGCTACACCCGCGAAGCCTACGAAATGGTCTCCTCCGGCCGCGTCGCTCAGGCTTTCGATCTCAACAATGAGCCGCAGGACGTTCGCGATCGCTACGGCAACCATTCGTTCGGCCGCAAAGCCCTGCTGGCCCGTCGGCTGGTCGAAGCCGGGGTGACGTTCATCACCCTCAGCGATGCCTGGGGCCACTGGGATCATCACGGCGACAACGTCCGCTGGGGCGGCATTGAGAAAGGCTTGAAGCCGATGCTCCCCGGCTTCGACTTCGGCGTGACCAATCTCGTGCAGGACCTGAAAGATCGTGGCCTGCTCGACTCGACGCTGGTGCTCGTCCTCGGCGAATTCGGCCGCGGCCCGGTCATCAACAAAGAAGCCGGCCGCGACCACTGGACCCCAGTCATGTCGATGCTCCTCGCTGGAGCCGGCATCCCGGGCGGACAGGTCATTGGCGCCACCGACAGCCGAGCCGGCGGCATCGTCTCCGGCAGACTCGGCCCCGGCGAATTCGGCCGCTACTGTGTTCCACAAACTCGGCATCGATCCCAACAGCCACTGGATCAACCCCAGTGGACGCCCCATCCCCCTGGTCGAAGGCGAAGCCAAACCAATCCCGGAACTCTGCTGACAAATGGGATGGCCCGGATGTTCACTTCCGGGTGA
- a CDS encoding serine hydrolase domain-containing protein: protein MSNGIGRRSFLQLLGMGLGQAATLVQVANAEDRLSLERFREAERAAIEKHVAEFMDAYEVPGVSVAMARYGRLQLAAGFGWADRDAEIPVEPRHQFRIASVSKPITSMMIFRLIEDGQLQLTDRPFAEERLLASLLDELELPDEKRTQIQAIQIQHLLEHTSGGWGNKVHDPMFTWEALHLDHRELIRYTLETFPLLDEPGTTFRYSNFGYCVLGRVIEAVTTISYEQAVRKHLLQPAGVEQMTLGGRRKAERKPEEVCYYGQKGQKESPYARLMHVTRMDAHGGWIASPSQLVRLMLHVDGFDEPKDLLTANSIATMTTPSEVEPSYAKGWNVNEAGNWWHIGSFNGGAGILVRTSDRFCWAILVNTRSHEPEFTSDLDRLGWKIRRAVKRWPEV from the coding sequence ATGAGTAATGGGATCGGGCGGCGGTCATTTCTTCAGCTTCTTGGAATGGGGCTGGGGCAGGCAGCGACACTGGTGCAGGTCGCGAACGCGGAAGACCGTCTGTCTCTGGAACGTTTCCGTGAAGCCGAACGGGCCGCTATCGAGAAGCACGTCGCCGAGTTCATGGACGCTTACGAAGTGCCGGGGGTGTCGGTGGCGATGGCTCGGTACGGCAGGCTTCAATTGGCGGCCGGGTTTGGGTGGGCGGATCGTGATGCGGAGATTCCGGTGGAGCCGCGGCATCAGTTTCGGATTGCCAGTGTCTCGAAGCCGATCACGTCGATGATGATCTTTCGACTAATCGAAGACGGACAACTGCAGTTGACCGACCGTCCGTTTGCCGAAGAGCGGCTGCTCGCCTCGCTGCTGGACGAACTGGAGTTGCCGGACGAGAAGCGGACGCAGATTCAAGCGATACAGATTCAGCATCTGCTGGAGCACACCTCGGGCGGTTGGGGAAACAAGGTGCACGATCCGATGTTTACCTGGGAGGCGCTGCATCTCGATCATCGCGAATTGATTCGCTACACGCTCGAGACGTTTCCGCTGCTCGATGAACCGGGCACCACGTTTCGCTATTCGAACTTCGGCTACTGCGTACTCGGCCGCGTGATCGAGGCGGTCACGACGATTTCTTACGAACAAGCCGTCCGCAAGCATCTGCTGCAGCCGGCCGGCGTGGAGCAGATGACACTCGGCGGCCGGAGAAAGGCAGAACGCAAACCGGAGGAAGTTTGCTACTACGGGCAGAAAGGGCAGAAAGAAAGCCCATATGCCCGGCTGATGCACGTGACTCGCATGGATGCCCATGGCGGCTGGATTGCTTCGCCGAGTCAGCTGGTGCGACTCATGCTGCATGTCGACGGTTTCGACGAGCCGAAGGACCTGCTCACCGCGAACTCCATCGCGACAATGACGACTCCTTCCGAAGTGGAGCCGAGCTATGCAAAAGGCTGGAACGTCAATGAAGCCGGCAACTGGTGGCACATCGGCAGCTTCAACGGCGGAGCAGGCATCCTCGTCCGCACGTCTGATCGCTTCTGCTGGGCAATCCTCGTCAACACCCGCAGCCACGAACCAGAGTTTACCTCTGATCTCGATCGACTCGGGTGGAAGATTCGGCGGGCCGTGAAACGTTGGCCGGAGGTGTAA
- a CDS encoding 6-pyruvoyl trahydropterin synthase family protein gives MGLTIMKRIPFCAGHRLVGHEGKCASFHGHNYVAEIYVSGEETDDVGRLIDFSYLKKTFKGWIDDNWDHAFLLNEIDENGIDAIKRVEPTKYYILPYNPTAENMAKYLLDVVAPKMMQDLPVEVSRVIIWETEESFAEASTTSHRPTEAEYSSSHSVGS, from the coding sequence ATGGGGCTCACCATCATGAAGCGCATTCCGTTCTGTGCCGGCCACCGACTGGTGGGGCACGAAGGGAAGTGCGCCTCCTTCCATGGTCACAATTATGTCGCCGAAATCTACGTCTCGGGGGAAGAAACCGATGACGTCGGGCGGCTGATTGATTTTTCGTACCTGAAAAAGACCTTCAAGGGCTGGATCGACGACAACTGGGACCACGCGTTCCTGCTTAACGAGATCGACGAGAACGGGATCGACGCGATCAAACGGGTGGAGCCGACCAAGTACTATATCCTCCCGTACAATCCGACAGCCGAGAACATGGCGAAGTACCTGCTCGATGTCGTCGCTCCGAAGATGATGCAGGATCTCCCGGTCGAGGTCAGTCGCGTCATCATCTGGGAAACGGAAGAGTCGTTTGCCGAAGCCAGCACGACATCCCACCGTCCGACGGAAGCGGAGTATTCCTCGTCTCACAGCGTCGGCTCCTGA